A segment of the Mercurialis annua linkage group LG4, ddMerAnnu1.2, whole genome shotgun sequence genome:
AAATTGTTCACAAACAGACTGGAATTCTCCTTGATGCATCCGGGGAGTCAAAAGGAGCCAAGTGGATATTTGTCTTGAGTACTGCAAAGAGGTTGTATTGTGGAGAGGTAAAAGGTTACTTAAAATAGCAAAAtggtttttttgttaattataatttCTTTATATTGAAGCTTCACTTACTTTTGATGTGTTGATACATCATCAATTTGTTGcagaaaaagaaaggaaagtTTCATCATTCAAGCTTTTTGGCTGGGGGTGCTACGGTAGCTGCGGGAAGGCTTACGGCGGAGAATGGAGTTCCGAAGGTATGGTTTTAAGGAATAAACCACGGTAAATTAATGGTAGACAGTTCCAACAGCCAGTGTTGCTTGTCACATGCTTCTGCGCTATTTTGAAATACTTGGAAGGCAATTCTATCAGTTGCTGCTACAAGGATTGTGTATTGAACTGACTATAGGATACTTTGGAAAGTAAAGGGTCTTAGAATGCGCTACAGTAGATTATATTGAGTGGCACTTCGGCAAatgataaaaactaaaaaactaaaaaagccATCTTTAAACTTATTGCATTTGTAAATAAGGTAAATCTTCAGCTTTAATCAAATAGGAAGGTCTAGAGTATGCAACCACTCTTTATACCCATCGAAGAGAAAAAATCCTGGGTATACTGATGTCTTGGTCACCCCCAACGACTCATAAGAGATAAGAGTGGTGGTTGGTAGCCGCAATAGCCTACTAGAAATATTCAAGGATACCTCGATATACATTAGGGTAATGATTATTGGAAAGTGTTTGCATTTGCACAAAAAAAATACAGTTGATTGCTGAGCAAAATGAAATAGAATTCATATTTGAAAGTATATTCAATGGTATCCATATAATTTTAGTTTGCATCTTCCTTGGATGCAGTTTCTGATGCTGATATTTCTTTTTGCAGTCTATTTCTCCATATAGTGGTCATTACCGGCCAACAGAAGATAGCTTTGAAGTCTTTCTATCCCTTCTCAAGGACAATGGGGTGAACCTTGATGGTGTCCAGGTATTCACCTACATCGACTAATTAAGTCCCAGAAACACGAACACTGTAGCAAGTGAAGCACCAATGTAGACCACGCCTGTTTGTTGTCGTATCTGGTCATATTTGTCACAGTTGGACTGTAGGATTTTCATATAAATCTCATTTGCACCGGTCTCTTTTTTTCAGATAAACAAAGCAAGTGAAGATTCTGATACATATGATGATGCCAAATTAAGTGGAAGTAAGATTTTAAATGAAACTCTCAGCAAGTTGAAGCCTCCCATGATTGAAATTCCAATGGAACAACCGCCACTTCCAACCTCGATGTCACCAGAAGCTAAGCAAACTGAAACCAGAGGCGAATACAAAAGAACTTTATCGGGGGGACTCCAAAGCCCTCGGGCTGAAGTGCCGAAGAAGGCTATTTTGCACAGAATCAATTCGAAGAAGGCAGCAAAATCATACCAACTGGGGAATCAGCTGTCACTGAAGTGGTCAACAGGAGCTGGTCCAAGAATCGGTTGTGTTGCAGATTATCCAGCAGAAGTTAGAGCACAAGCTCTGGAATTCGTAAACTTATCTCCGAAAATCTCTCCCACTCGGTCTCACTACAGACAATTCGGTGGTCTGACATCACCTACGACTGAACCCACTGCAGACAGTACAAATGGTGATGGTGAAAATTTCCTTCTAATGCCTTCTGCCTAATGTAGGTAGCTAGTCAGTTCCTTATGTCACATTACTAATAGCATCTTATTTTACCGCGtttcattattattaaattttatagtcaATTCGCAATCTTAGAATCTGTAATGGTCATATAGGGACAGCTAATTGTCGTATGATCAAGATTTTGGTGCTAAGGTAGGCCAACTTATGTTGTGTTTTGACTCTGTTGAATCATAGTGTGAAGGGTTATGGATAATGAGTCAGTGGGTGGTTGTTGATGCATATCGTGAAAAGGCATGTTCTTATTTTCAGAACAGTTTCCTGAAACCTGATGAACTAAATCGAAAAATCGAATTGAACTGATAAGTTCGGTCCAGTTCGGTTTGacattataaaagaaaagaagattATTCAGTTTGGTTTGCTTTAAAAGTAGAATAAATGTCGGCACAAACTGAATTGAAAAAACTCTAATCGaatggttcggtttgatttaaattgaaatattcaAATCCTTATTAATTTGACCAATGAAAAGAACAAACTGTGTATACAAAGATGATTAAATTACATAGGAAATAAGTAAGAATTCCAACAGCTTATATCAATGGAGCAGCATGGTAGCTATCATGTTGTTTGGTTGGCTTCAATGGATAATATTCTTTTCTCTAACTGTAGCACCAAATAAACTATAATTAGCATATACTTCTAAAAACAGGCTAGAATTGAAGAACAAGCAATGCAAAATTGGCAACAAATGTAATTGTGTTTACCTGAACTAGAGTCTCAAATTTAGCTCGTAGAAGAAAATATTGACAGGTGATTATGTTTAAGGCCTGCAGGCACCTGTAAGAACATAAAAATGTACTAAATTGAAAAGAAACTTGTACTATTACTATTATCTAATTCTTAGTTTGGTTCTTAATTACCTTCCCTTGTTCTTGTCATCGAAAGCTTGCTGAAGATCAGCACAAGCATTTTTCATTCTTTGCGCTCCAATGCTGGGGAATCAAACACAGAATAAAGAATAATGATGCCATCAGAAATCACAGTAAAATAAAACTTAGAATCCATTACTTGGTTTCGTTGAAAACAGTTTTACAAAATTTTGAGGAACTTGTAAAAAAAAAGTAGTtctatttgattaatttagaaATTGTTGAAAATTCTGTTTCTAAAATTTTGTAGAATTGACCATATGAACCCATCTTACATTTACTTCTTAAAAGCGCTATTggatacaaaaatttaaatacttttgattttttttacggTCTACTATTTTGTTTGATACAAGATGTATGAGGTGTTTTGGACGAATTTCAATTATAAGACCATATTTTTAACCTTGTATCTCCAAGCTAATTTCCTGCTCTAGCCAGATATAATATCCTTTGAGAAAGGTAAAATTCTAAACTCAATATATTAAACGGCTATATATATAAGTATGATTTGAACTTGTGACTTCATATAAGTTTGGAAAGCGCCATGCCATATCAACTACGCCTTTGAAATTTAGAGCCCTTTGATAGATGGGGCTATATCAGACCATTAAACTAAGAGTTAGGGTAATTTTTACTCTTCATTGACAACATTAGGTTCATTTTGATATCTCAATTTTCAGGATGTTAGGGTCAATTGTGCACCACTATGGCAACACTAAGGTCAATTTTGCACCTCAGAGACAACAACAAGGCCATTTTTATaccttttctcattttaatataataaaatagtttaatagtttatcataaataaaaaaagtctaaTGGAACTAAAAAGTCTACCTTTTTTAATATCTTGAAATTTAAAACCTTTCAAATGTTGTAAATCTATCCTAActcgataaattttaaaaaatctatcCACTTTTCCgaaattgttttaatttctatatgacaattgaatatataattttaacaaaatttaaagaaaaagagTTGTAAATTGAGATTTTACATAATGCAGATggatcaattttaataaaatattacatcgattttaaaaaattggataaattttcaataaattgaTCAAACTGAATTCATGAGGTGAGTAAAATTTATGAGTTTTGGTAATATAAAATCCATCTATTTATATGATGACATAATAtataactatataactaatatTAGGCTAAATTTATTGTGAAGTTTCTATATTATTAGCTTTTAtttcatttagtttttaataggtattttatatttaaatagttacttaattatttattttgtatacaAGTGGTCCTTTTATggataaaattctaaaaagcgCATCGGTTTGATTGCCATGAAACGACGGCGTTGTATACTTAAAAGGACCTCATATgtacaaatttaataattaagaaACGATTTAAATGCAGAACATTTGTCGAGGATTaactgttttaaaaattattaatatgagGAGTTTAGGATGAATTTAGCCCTAATGCTATACTATGTTTTTGGCTACAAGTTGatgctaaaataaattatgtttaGCCAAAATATTATTCggttaaagtaatatttttaggtaaaaaaaagttgaaacttgaAAATGAAAAGCAGGCTACTAATTTTTGCATATTCATGCATTTGTAACAAGCAAAAGGGATTTATAGACATAGAGTTAATTACCTCGAGCTACTTCCTTTGAGCTGATGAACATAAGATTCCAAGTTGGAAAACTCAACATTTTGTTGACTCCTGAAAGCTAAAATCAGTTAATATTcaacaaaaataagaataaagataattacaaaacaaatcctcaaattcaaaattatttataattttaacacgaactttcaaatttaacaatttaaaacacaaacatttcttttaataatttgaagcaccaatcaatttaatgattaaaatgcTGATGGCATGATAGTATAAATTCTGACGTCCCCATCAATAatgttttattgaaatattaccctgttttaaaattaaaaaataactaaacaataatttatattttaaattaattaaactattagTTTGcgctaaaattataaaatatgttataatttattattcaatTAACCCTATCAAAACGTGAAAACACAGTGTTGATAACTAAAATGTTTGCTAAATCCATTTCgacattctttttattttttaattttgaatgcTCCTATTTTATGTATGTTTTCTTCCAGATTCtctacttatttaatatttgatttttgtaccttttttatttttctgatgCCTCTACTTACAAATTTTTTTCTTCCGGTCCCAACAAAAAAGCGTATAAATCAAAATTGGGTAAGTACAGAGACCTGAACGCGAACAAATTTCCGATAGAAGctttctaaataaaattgataaaatacaCGAGCCTCGGAATGAATTTTGCCTAAAAGTTTATGCTATACTATTAATTGTGGGTGTCAAATTTAGTAATAATTACATATGTTTGGTAAGTTCTGAAATGATCCTTTCAGCATCATTGCAGAAAGTTGTGATCACTTCAACTATGAAATCTGGATTACTTTCATCTT
Coding sequences within it:
- the LOC126677866 gene encoding histidine-containing phosphotransfer protein 1-like, translating into MALPALKAQLNNFVQSLFDEGMLDGQFSQIQALKDESNPDFIVEVITTFCNDAERIISELTKHMSQQNVEFSNLESYVHQLKGSSSSIGAQRMKNACADLQQAFDDKNKGRCLQALNIITCQYFLLRAKFETLVQLEKRILSIEANQTT
- the LOC126677865 gene encoding IQ domain-containing protein IQM3; its protein translation is MEVESHFSYSLNKLDISRDFRLPPSPENDDRECDGFEMPEKSTDDSAVDSGDESSHYAVETASSGGVFSESVAAVKLQKVYRSYRTRRRLADSAVIAEELWWLAIDYARLNHSTISFFNFTKPETAVSRWNRVSLNASKVGKGLSKDAKAQKLAFQHWIEAIDPRHRYGHSLHLYYEEWCRTNSGQPFFYWLDIGDGKDLDLEACPKSKLRQQCIKYLGPQEREHYEYSIIEGKIVHKQTGILLDASGESKGAKWIFVLSTAKRLYCGEKKKGKFHHSSFLAGGATVAAGRLTAENGVPKSISPYSGHYRPTEDSFEVFLSLLKDNGVNLDGVQINKASEDSDTYDDAKLSGSKILNETLSKLKPPMIEIPMEQPPLPTSMSPEAKQTETRGEYKRTLSGGLQSPRAEVPKKAILHRINSKKAAKSYQLGNQLSLKWSTGAGPRIGCVADYPAEVRAQALEFVNLSPKISPTRSHYRQFGGLTSPTTEPTADSTNGDGENFLLMPSA